In Nitrospirota bacterium, the sequence GTTTGAGCAGTCTTTCAGCCCCGGTAAGGTCACCAAACTCGGCTCGTAATCCGGCGCTTTCCGCAAGGAGTGTTGAGGGAGGTGTCTTGAAGTGGGTTGTAATCAGCTCTTCAGCTCTTGAAACGCTTGCCAGTGCCCCGGCGGTATCACCGGAATCAAATTTATTTTTGGCTATCTCCCGGTGGAGAGATAACGCCATTAAAAAATGACGCTGCACTAAATCATCGGCGATTCTTTCAGCATCTGTGTAATCTCGCATCTCAGCATAGACGATGCCGAGGCATTTGAGTTTATACTGCTCATCATCATTTTGGATCAGTTCATTGGCAGTAATTTGTCGGTTCTCTTTTTTTGCCAACCATAATTTGGCTCTGAAGAGGGGATGATAGATGCTTTCCGTCATCTGAAGGTTACCAAGAGCAGAACTGCCGAGATTGCTTAGCGCCTGGTCCGTGAGGCTGATAAAGTTACGCACGGTATTGATGGCCCGGGTTTCCAGCAAGGCTATTCGCTGTCTGATCTCACCGGCCTTTGGTGAGTCCGGTGAAAGCGACAAAAAGGCGCGGTAGCGGGCGATTGCGTGCAGGTCGCGCCCTCCGGCATTGTCATAAGCGAGGGCTAAAAAGTAGTTAACCCTGGGAGACCTTTCGCCGCCATTTATCAGGGCATTATTAAAATGTTCGATCGCAGCCTCCCATTGTTTGAGTTCTGCAGCCTTGCCCCCCTCCTTTATGGCAGTTTCAGCCTCCGGCGGCAGATCTGACGCATATGCCTGCGCAATAATGAAGGCGCCGTGCATCAGGCTTAAAGTTATCAGTATTGCGGCGGCAATATTATGGGGGATCTTTACGTTCTTTTTTTGTGCCATACGCCTCAGGCCGGTCATTTTCCTCCCCTCTGTTTTTGCTCGTTGATGAGGTCTTCAAGGATACGCTTCATCTCCATCTGGGCATCGAGTTTGCCTTTCGGCTTATCAATGTTATCGGCTATTGACCTTATCTGTGCCCCTGCCACGGCCCAGCGGCTTGCCTCATATATATAGTCAATGAGAAATCCGCCGAACCCGGCATACTCAGGCCCCAGTTCAGATATGGTTTTTTTATCAAAATAAACATTCTGATGTTCGCCGAGGATGTTATAGAGGTCGTTTGCCATGTTGCGCGCCAGTTCAAGGTTCGCCTCCCTGTCTGACGGGTTATTATTGAACTTCATCACAGGATCGCCATAATCCAGGATCGTCAGCCCTTTTTCAGAGAGCTGCTTTATCCGGAGGAGGGCTTTGTCGTCGATCTTTTTGATGCCGGGAAGTTTCAGGGCCGATGCTGCCATCATTTTAAAGCTTGCTATCAGCGCCTTTTCCTCCGCATCCTGCGCCTCAGCGAACCATTCGTTAAGCTCCTTCTCGCCTTTAAGAAAATCGCTCAGCATATATTCAAGGATACGTGTTGTCCGCTCGATTCTTTTTTTCAGTTCATCATCACTGAGTTCAGTCAGTATGGCAAGCTGTGCTTCTCTTTCATCCTTGCTTTTATATCCGAACGGGGAGGGGACATCCTTTATTCTAAGACCCTTGTATTTCTGTCCCCCGGGCTCTGTTTCAGGTACAATAGCCGGCAGCTTGTCGGGGTCTGTAAAGGAGAGATCCACAGGTGTGTCTTCTGACGACCACTCGTTCTCCAACGCATCGATCTGCTTTTCAATATCCTTTTCGATCCTTGACGAAGCGGCCCGGTTTTTCTGCTTTAATAAGGCTGCTTCAGCAGCTTCCAGGTTCTTTTGTATATCGGCATTGCCAAGGTCGTTATTTATGGCATTCCGGAAAAACTCAACAGCCTTTTCAAAATCGCCCTGCATGTAGTGATCTTTTCCCTGCTCATTCAGGTTGATTGCATTGCGCCTGCCTGCCTCCCGTTCAAGTATATCTTCAATCCTCTCAATGTTTGTCTTGCCGTCCCGGATACTATGTACTCCAAGATGTTGGGCCTTTCTGTACCATGCCAGCGCCTCCTCATAGCGTTGCTGAGCTTCTATTGCATTGCCAAGTTTGTAATGTATCTCTCCGCCTAAGTTTGGGTAAATCCCAAGCGCGTCAAGATAGTATCTTTCAGCCTCAGCCCAGTTGCCCGACTGGTAATGGTAATTGCCAGTGTTATAGGCGTTCATCGCCAGCTCTCTGGGAGTAAGAGGCGGCGGGGGATATTCTATATTGCCACCTAAAGGCCTTTCTCCTGTGTCACCACAGTTAGGCCCTATACAGCCGCAGCCACTGCTGCCGCATGGGTCAGGGACATCGAATGGGTAGACAGCAGGAACAGAAAAAAAGAGGATGAGTATTACAAATAATGGAAAAGCGGCAAAAAGGGTTTTTGATATAGAGGATTTCATTAATGGTCCTTACTGCATTTGCTAAAAAAGGCGTCCCGATATTTCGGGACGCCTTCTGGTTTATACGGTGATATCTTACTTAGGCGGCCCGGAAGTCCCGAGCTCTTCCCTGACAGAGATAGCTACTTTGTAAAGAACGGTCAGGACAAGGAAACCTAATGCCCATACACCGAGTGTGATGGTTGTTTCGGTCAATGTGGGCCAGTATTCTGTAACAGTATCAAATGGTGTCGGCACGAAGCCGCCGATCACAAGCCCGAAGCCTTTATCTATCCACAAAGAGATGAATATCGCGATACATGCCCACATCAGTATAGTCTCATTGCCTCTCATCTTAGGCGGAACGATCAGGATGAGCGACAGAAGGGCAAGGATCGTGGAAGTCCACATAAGAGGCACGAGATTGCCATGCGCGTAAAGGAACTCAAACGCATGCATATGGCTTGGGATGTTGCTGTAGAAAGCGGTAAAGAACTCAAGGCCGATCAGGAAGACGTTAGCGCACATTGCATATGCTACTATCTTTGCCACAGCCTGTATCGGCTCTTTACCGGCATCGAACTTGGTGTACTTTCTCAGGATAAGCGCAAGGAGGATAAGCAGCGCCGGCCCGCCTGCAAATGCTGAAGCAAGGAATCTGACAGCTAATATCGCCGTGAGCCAGAAATGCCTGCCCGGAAGCCCTGCATACAAAAATGCAGTAACAGTATGGATACTGACTGCCCATGGTATCGAAAGATATATCAGCGGCTTTGACCATGCCGGAGGAGGTACGCCCTTCTTTTCAGCGTGAAGCGTGGCCCATCCTATTACAAGATTAAGGAACAGGTAACCATTCAGTACGGTGGCATCCCAGAAGAGTATCGAGTTGGGAGTAGGGAAGAGGATGACATTCATTATCCTCATCGGCTGCCCCATATCAACAAATATGAAAGTCATGCACATTGTTACCGACGCGATAGCCAGGAACTCACCGAGGATGACTATCCTTCCGAACTTTTTAAAGTTGTGGAGATAATAAGGGATGACAAGCATAACGGCTGATGCGGCAACACCGACCAGGAATGTGAACTGGGATATATAAAAGCCCCAGGAGACGTCCCTGCTCATGCCTGTGACGCCAAGGCCGTTATTGAACTGATGGAGGTATGCAAGCGACCCTGCCCCGATGAAGCCGAGCAGTATGATCACCAGCGTCCAGTATCCTTTGCTTCCTTTAAGCGCTCTATCCAGCATTTTCACCACCTCCGATCACGTAAAACACACTGGGCTGAGTGCCGACTGCCGGTTTACGTATGATTGTATAATGTGTGCTCAGAATTTTTCTGACGTTTGAGCCGGGGTCTGCGAGGTTGCCGAACACTATAGCGCCGTTTGACACTTCAACACAGGCCGGTTCAAGCCCCCTTGCGAGTCTCTCAACGCATAAGGTGCACTTCTCAACGACTCCCATCGTCCTTGTCGGATAGTCCGGATTGGTTTTATTCATATCAAGGTATTTCCTCGGGTCTACCCAGTTAAAGCTTCTTGAGCCGTACGGGCATGCAGCCATGCAGAATCGGCAGCCGATACAGCGGTGAGGATCCTGTGCCACAATGCCGTCAGGCCTCTTGAATGTGGCCTTTGTCGGGCATACCCTTACACAAGGCGGTTTTGCGCAGTGATTGCAGAGCAGCAGGAACCGCTTCTCCTTCATCTCATGGGGGATGAATTCGTTGGTTTGGTCAGGGAAGGTGTGCTCATAGTTGTCTGTCCAAATCCACTTGACCTCATGCTTCGTGTTGGGGATGCTCGGAACATTGTGTATGCTGTGGCATGCGTCAGTAATCCTCTTGTAATCCTCATCAGTCCTGATCTTTCCGATGTCTATGACCAGTGCCAGTCTTACCCCTGATTCAGGAAGAGAACTTTCTTCTGATGCATGAGCTTTTCCCTTTACCAGGCTGTCTGCCGCTGACAATCCCAGTCCTATGCCGGAAAGCCCGGCTATCTTTAAGAACTTTCTTCTATCAATGCTCATCTCTGGCCCCCCTCTCTAAAAAAGTGGCAGTCCCAACAGTAGGGTTTCACGCCGGCGTAACTATGACATTCATCACAGAACTTGCTCTTGTTTGAGTGGCACTGCATGCAGCCGTTCTGCAGGCTCTTTTCAAATACCCTGCCGCCCACGGTTATGACATCCCGCTTGCCTTCTCTGACAACCTCGTCTCTCCATTGGTCCAGCACCTTCATATGTTCCTTCTTCATATATTCAGCAGACATGACACACTCTTTTTTAGCAAGCTGGTTTATGACAGGTGTGTCGGTGCTCGGCGAAGGCATTACGGCTGACTTCCCGAAGTTAGAATAGAAGGGGAAGGTCGCTATGGCCAAAAATATTATGAGCCCTAATATTATCTTGCTTCCGTTATACATTACGCAGTCTCCTCCTTTCCCTCTTCAGTTTCCGGGTCTTCTTCAACATTGGGAAGGTCTTCAAGCCTCAGGTCCTGGGTACGCTTCTTCTCTCCGGTCATAACAAGGGCGTTGGCCAGGAGTTCATGCACTCCGCAGACGCTCACATCGCCTACCCAGTAATCCATAAGCGGAGGAAGCACAGCCCTGTCTATCGCGCAGATGTTGGCGAGCATGTTTACGCCGAACTTCTCCTTGACCTTCTTGACCGCGTTTGCCCTCGGGAATCCGCCCCTCATCCTTATCTCCATATTTTCACCTGCGTTAAGGCCGGAGCCGCTGCCGCAGCAGAAGGTCTTCTCCCTTATCGCATCATCAGCCATTTCCTGGAAGTTATTGCAGACACTGTTGATAATGTATCTGGGTTCTTCGAATATGCCCATGCCCCTTGCTGTATTGCAGGAATCATGGAATGTGACATTAAGGTGGTCGTTGCGGCTCGGATCAAGCTTCAGTTTCCCGTGCTTGATCAGGTCTGCGGTAAATTCAGTTATATGCACCATCTTGGTGCTCTTTGCATTCTCAAATCTTGTCCCTGTGATTGGAGAGACCGGTTCCTGCATGAAATCTGCCGGGCCGTTCCATGTATCCATGTACTGGTTCAGCACCCTCCACATATGGCCGCACTCACCGCCGAGAATCCACTTGACACCCAGCCTCTTTGCCTCAGCGTATATCTTATAGTTCAGCCTCTTTGCCATATCCATTGATGTAAAGAAGCCGAAGTTTCCACCCTCTGATGCATATGTGCTCCAAGTGTAATCAAGCCCCAGTTCATGAAACAGCATCAGGTAGCCCATGGCGGTGTAAGTGCCCGGGTCGCCGAAGAGGTCGCCTGACGGGGTTACAAAGAGTATTTCAGCGCCTTTCCTGTTAAAGGTCGGCTCGATCCTGATGCCTGTGATGTCTTCGATATCGTCTAACAGATATTCAAGGTTGCTTGTGATCGTGTGCGGCTCAAGGCCGAGGTGGTTGCCCTTTTTGTAGCAGTTGGCAACGGGGCCGGCTATCCAGTCGGTATTGAGACCGAGGAGGTTGAATATCTCCCTGACTATCATTGTTATCTCAGCCTGGTCTATGCCGTAAGGGCAGAAGACCGAACAGCGGCGGCATTCGGTGCACTGGTAATAGTAGTACCACAGTTCCTTGAGCACATCTACTGTCAGCTCTCTTGCACCGGCATTCTTGCCTAATATCTTTCCGGCGGCTGTGAAGTACTTTCTGTATACTGATCTCAGCAGTTCTGCCCTGAGAACAGGCATGTTCTTGGGGTCGCCTGTGCCTATAAAGAAGTGGCATTTATCCGCACATGCGCCGCATCTTACGCAGATGTCCATGAAGAGTTGGAATGAGCGGTATTTTTTGAGCCGTTCACCCATCGCTTCAATAAATATCTCTTTCCAGTTCTCAGGCAGCTTCCAGTCTTCATCAGCAGGCGCCCACTCCCTGGCGTTTGGAAACCCAACTGTTTCAAGATACGCAGGCCTTGCCCCGTGGCAGAAGGTGCCCTCTGCGAAATCAACAGGGGTCTCGGTCCAGCCTGTTTTAGGCGGGTTGTAATCTATACTGGATGTTAATTCTTCAGGTTTTGGTGTTCCTTTTGCCATATTATTACTCCTTTTCTACCGGGATCCCGGCGCCTTTCATCTTATCCCTGAATTCATCTTCATAGGCAGCATATGTATGAACCTTGACCTCAGGGTTCCACGGATTAACATGTCTCCTGATACGGCTGTCATTGGCAAGATTTCTTGTGGGGCTGAGGAATATCCCTCCCATATGCATCAGCTTGCTGAACGGGAAGTAAACAAGAAGCGTGCATATAAGAAATAGATGTATGAAGAATATGACTCCGATCCCCTCCGGTGCGCTCATCTGAAGGCTGACAAGGGAGATCGTAAATTGTTTTACCTTGATAATGTCAACTTTGGCGATATATCTCATTAATATTCCGGATAGCGCTATGCCGATGATCAGGAAGAGCGGGAAGTAGTCAGCTGGAAGAGATATGTAGCGAACCTGCGGATTATTAACCCTTCTGAAAAAGAGATATCCGGCAGCCAGAAGAAGAACGCCGCCTGAGAGCAGGAAATGCGGCGCAGTTATCTGCAGGAACCCGTCAAGTGAGTCAATGATGTTTATTAAAGCCGGCACAGGTTCCATGAAAAACCTGAGATGCCTTACCACAACAACGGCAAATGAATAATGGAACGCGAGACCTGCGAGCCATAACCACTTATCAGACCCGTAAGAGATATTCCCGCCCTGCAGTCCTGTCTTAAGATTTCTGAAGAGTGAGCGGAAACAGAAGACCTCCAGTATCATCCTTGATATAACGCCTGATGTGCAGGATGGGTTGTCCAGTTTGCTGTAATTGATCCACGGCAGGGTCATTTGCTGGCCGCATGTTGTAGGGATGTGGAACGGAACAGGTGAACGTCCCCATTTGACAACCTTCATCAGGAAGCCGACTACGAAGGCTGTGAAGGCTGCATAGGGAATTATGATACCGAAGAGCAGGTGCAGATTGGCGACCGCTACTCCCAAATAGGCGATCAGGGCAATCATTATGACCATGAAGAAGGAAAAAAAGATTCCCATTTATTTACCTCCTTTTAAATTTTTTAAAGTGAGTTTCAAAAACTCAATATAAATTTTAATTAAAAAAGCGTATATCAGCTGCCAGGTCTCTTTTCCTGAACCGTATTTGTGCGATTGGCTCTTTGGATAAGCCTGTAGGTCATATCTTTGACCTCTTTGGTCCTTATATTGAAAAGTTTTTCACGGCACTCCATGTATATATCAAATGAGAGATCCGTGAATCTGTCTATTTTTGATTCAATCTCCAGTAGTTCCTCAAACAGTTGATGTTTACGGATATCATCAGACAACTCATCTCTTATTGTCTTCTTGAGTATCGTTGTAAAGCTTACTGCCTGGGAAGGTGTGAGATCCTGAATAGCCCTTAACCTTATGATGTTGTCAAGGAAAGGCGCTGTCTTCTCAATATCTGAATCATTGATTATCCCGTCAAAAATTCCTTCCATTCCCTCTATGATCATGCTCTTTGCGGGGTGATTGAACTGTTTTTTGAGGTTCTTTAAGAATGATGAGGTCTCTAAGGCGGAAGTCTCTATAGATGTATCGATAATTGAATCAAACCACTTTTTGATTATCTGTGGTCTCTTTTCTATTAAAAGGTCTTTGATCTTCATTTAAAAAAAGATGCAGGTGTAAGGGTATAATTTAAAGGGTTGGTGTCCTTATTTTTTGCATATTTAAGGATACCAACCCTTTAGACTCTTTATCAGAATTAGGTTTATACGCAGCCGGTTGGTTTCGGAAGTCCGGCGTATCTGCATGCCTGCTTGGCAGGGCCGGCAGGGTAAAGCTCGTAAAGATATTTGGTGTTGCCCTTCTCCTTGCCGTATTTCTTTGCAAGTTCTTTTGTAAGTATCTTGATCATAGGTGCGATCTGGAACTTCTCAAAATACTCTCTGAGGAACCTGATGACTTCCCAATGAGCCTCTGTGAGTTCAAGGCCGTCTTCTTTTGCCATATTGGTGGCAACCCCTTCTGTCCACTCCTGCCAGTCAATAAGGTATCCGTCATCATCAACCTCAAAAGATTTTCCGTCAAAGTCTAAAGTTGCCATTAAGTCATCTCCTTTTATTTGAGTTTATTTGCTGGTTTGATTTTTCTCTCGGTCTGATTAAGAAAGACCAGCTATATGGTTTTATGTGTAAACAAGTTAATGAATATAATAGAAAGGCCTTGGTTTGGTCAAATAAGAAAAATTTATAAGTGATTTATCCCTCTTAATATGTTATTTAATAAAAGCATTAATGCTAACTATCAGAAATTATTAATAAAACAGCACGTTAAGTCTTTTGTGTGGCGCACGGATCGAGGGCGATTGAGGCTATCTTGCCAACGGTTGTTTCAACAAGGCTGTTATTCTCGTAGATCATAAGTGAGCCGTTATCTGAGGCTATGGCTTTTATTTTTCCGATAGACCGCGTATCAGCCATTTTCCACAGTGCCCATACGGCTAGTCCGCGTATTGTGGGTGAAGTGTGGTCAAGAAACTGGAGGATATCTTCTACTGACGGCAGCATCAGTTCTTTATGCATTTCACCTACTCTTCCAAATGCCCAAAGTATTCCGGGCAGCAGGGGCTCTTCCTCATGAAAGGATACTATTATAGGGGCGATATCTGAACAGAGCACCGGATTGTTCCTTACTATTTCACCTAACATCTCAGGGGAACTCCAGCCTATGCCGCCTGACTCATCCCTTATCATCCACAACAGCCTGCCCACAAGGTTCCTGACTGTACCGGAATCGTCTTTAGCGATCAATGCAGACAATATTCCGACACCCTCTATCGCACGCCATGCAAGGATATTTTTCTTGTCATAAGTGAGTGATATCAGGAGGCGGAGGATATTTCTGTTATCCGGCCATAGATCAAAAAGGCGGACATATTCCTGTGATTCCAGGATGGCTATGATTTTTTTCTTCAGGCTGGTCTGCATATCAAACGGAAGGGCACAAAGTTAATTAATAATTTTCAAATAGTTGTGCGCCTTGTTTTTTACTTATCTTTTTCTGTCAACCTCATAAAAAGAAGTTTGCCTGCCTTCTCTCCTTCACCGCCCCTTCCGGTAGTATTGGAATGGAAGATATAGTCCAAATCAATGTCTTCATAATCTTCCGGGCTAAGGGTCAGAGCCCTGTCCACGTCTCCTTTGCAGACGAACTGCAGTGCTTCCATATATATCTGGCCGAGATGATGGCCGGTGCGGTCAAATACATAAACTGAACCGCATGTGCATATCCCGCCGGTTATCTCAAGAGACTTGAACTTTATCTCAACAGGCCTTGCCAGGAAGTTGTCACAGAACGGGCATTGTAAAGGTCTTGGTCTTGCCATAATAAGTTGTCGGAAAAGTATACCTTAATTTTGATCTTTATATTTTATTGCGCAGTTTATTATACCATCTGCCCATTCCGGTGAGCCAATCGCATGAAGGTGGGTATAGGTTGCAAGGACATTTTTATAGCATATCCCATCCATATTTTCGGTTATCCCTTTGCCGCGCTTTACATTAAAGCACATATCAGGCTGTTTATTCCCGATATCCGTTACCTTGGAGTAGTGGAACTCATGTCCCTTTAATATGCAGCCCTTCTTAAAGAAAGGATTATCTTCACTGACCTCAATGAGCGTGTATCCGTGAGCCTGCGGCCTTTTTTCAAGACAGAATACGAGCGGAAAAATGCCTGCCATAGGATATGTTTTATCATCCAGGATTAGGCTCTTCCCAAGATACATCAACCCGCCGCATTCTGCATATACAGGCAGGCCTTTCTCAATATATCTGCGAAGAGAATCTTTGAATCCAATATTCTCAGAAAGGGCTATCGCATTTGTCTCAGGGAATCCGCCTCCGATATAGAGCGCATCGAGTTCAGGAAGTCTGTTATCTTTCAACACACTTAACTCTATGATTTTAGCGCCCCTCTTTTCGAGTTCCTCGATATTCTCCGGGTAGTAGAACTGGAAGGCAGAGTCTTTGATTATGCCGATCCTGATAGATGAATCCTTAATTTTTGATTCTTCATGCATGATCTCTGATTTCTCAGCCATTGGTTCTGCTTCAGAAGCTATCTTCCATATTGCATCGAGATCCAGATACTCCATACCCAGCACATTTATGGCGGAGATGGAATTACTTATCTCCTCATGCTCCTGAAAAGGGGTCAATCCCATATGCCTTTCAGGGAATGGATTATGTTTTAATCTGGGAATCACGCCGACTACAGGAAGCCCGCAATGAATTTCTATCGCCTTTCTTATGAGCGCCTCCTGTCTCTTTGTTGCGACATTGTTTAGTACAACCCCTTTAATTGGAACATCCTGGTCCATCTTCTGGCATCCAAGGATCTGCGCGGCGATAGTGTTTGTTGCTTTTGTGCAGTCTATAATGATCAGTACAGGTGTCTTAAGCAGTTTCGCAAGCTCTGCGGTGCTGTAAGTGCCCTCATGATCCATTCCGTCATACAGCCCTCTGTTGCCCTCGATCACAGCTATGTCTGTATTATCATCATGTGAGAAGAAAGAACCGGTTATCTGCTTCGGCTCCATCATGAAGAGGTCAAGGTTATAGCATGGGCCTCCTGATGCCTGTGCAAGCCATCCGGCATCAATATAGTCTGGCCCTTTTTTAAAAGCGGTGACTTTATGCCCTTTATTCTTCCAGGCAGAGCATAAACTTAGTGACAGGATGGTCTTTCCGCTTCCGCCCCTGAGGCCGGAAATGATTATTCTTGGGAGTGGTTTAAGCATGATGGCTTTATAGAGGGAAGAATAGAAAAAAATCGGGGTTCAAAAGCTGATCAGATATTGCAGTGATCAGCTTTTGAACCCCGAAAAAAATAAACTTGCTTAGATGAGTCCCTTCTCTTTTAATAAGCTGTTTAGGTCCATTCCCTTCTCTTTAAGATACTCTTCGCCCGGTATCTCTACTGAACTTGCGCCGCCGCCGTAGGAGTACATGAGCAGGCCTTCATTGATCAGCGCTCTCATGGCTGCTTTAACAACATCCTTGTCTTCGCCTGAGCTGCCAGATACCTCTTTAATGATATCTTTTTCTTTAAGCTTCTTCTTGCCCTTCATCTTTGTGCTGTAGTCATAAATTAGTTTCTGTATCTCACGTTCTTCCATGATGCGCCCCCCTCTTTAATATGTTAATTGGGTTTATTTTGGTAAAACTAAATTAATCTTTACGCCCTGAATTGTCAAGTTTAAAAGTCATATGGGAAGCGGCCGATCAGGCCGCTTCCCATAATTTTATCAGTATCTGTTTTCCGTTAATACTTGAATGCCGCTGATGTCCTAAGAGTGTCTCTCATGAATGTGAAGTCATCGATGTGCTGGAATGTGAACTTGATGCCTGTCTCTTTAAAGAAGGCTTCCCAGCCGATCCTCTCTATCCACTCGCCGACCCTCTCATGCTTCTTTGCGCCCTTTTCATAGGTCTCAAGGATGTTCTTGATGGCGTCAACTACTTTCGGCCATCTCGGAGGATCATTGTAGAAGAACGGGATGGCAAGTTTGGAGAATTTAGGATCTGTTCTCAAACTGCCTATCTTGCCGCCGACAACGATTGCAACGCCATCCTCTTCCGGGTTATGAATATTAATTGGAGGACATACTGTGAAACAGTTTCCGCAGTACATGCACTTCTCTTCATTAATGGTGATAGTCTTTTCTTTAGGGTTAGGCCTGATGGCTGCTGTAGGGCATGAACCGATAGTAGTCGGGATCTCGCATGCCTTGGTAACCATCTCATGGTCAATCACAGGCGGTTTTCTGTGAACAGCAACAACCGCTATGTCAGAGCAGTGAACAGCGCCGCACATATTGACGCAGCATGCGACAGCAAGCCTGACTTTGTTAGGAAGCGCTTTTGTGGTGAAATAGTCATGGAGTTCGTCCATGATAGCCTTAACAAGGCCTGAAGCGTCTGTACATGCGCTGTGGCAGTGTACCCATCCCTGAGTATGGATGATATTGCTTATCCTCGGCCCGATTCCTCCGACAGAATATTTCTTTGCCTTAAGGTCAGCAAGAAGGCCGGCCATTTTACTTTCGTCAGATACGAGGAACTCGATGTTGTTCCTCGTGGTAAAACGGAGGTATCCGCCGCAATGTTTCTCTGCAAGGTCGCATATCTCGCGGATGGTAACGGTGCTCAGGATCCTTGGAGATGCGGCCCTTACGGTGAATATCTTGTCGCCGCTCTCTGCCACATGAACCATTGTGCCGGGTGTAAGGACTTCGTGATACTTCCATTTGCCGTAATTTTTCTTGATGACCGGCGGCAGAAATTTCTCGTAATGGGGTGGCCCTATATCTGTTTGTCTTGCTGGTAATGACATATAATTTCCTCCTTAATTAATTTAGATTGATTATTATTTTTCGAGATCGCTTTCTGACCAGAAGAAGAACGGGTCTTTTCTCGGCTCATAAACCTGCTGCGGCTGAGGTTCAACACCGATCGCCTCAAGGAAAGGCCTCATGCCTTTTACTTCGATGAGTTCGCCTATTCTCTCTCTCGGTTTGGCGTTGTCATCCCACCACTCGATTATACTTCCAATCATGTCTTTTAATTCGTCATAAGGAGCTTCGCACTTAATGAACGGAACTACAACCCATGAAAGAAGTGAACCGACAACGATAGGGGCCTTGCTTCCGATAAGAATGGTCGCGCCTTTCTCTTTGCCCGGCTTTAAAGCCTTTGTCATTTTTGCTATACAGTGCATGCACCTGTTACAGTCAGCGTCAGCGATCTTTATCTTGCCGCCTTCGTATGACATGCAGTCTGTCGGACACATCTCGATTATCTCTTTCTGGATGTCCATGCCGGCATCAGCATAATTCTTGACCTCTGCCTGATCTATCTGGATAGCGCCTTTCCATGTGCCGATAATTGAACAGTCAGCGCGCGCGATAGCAGCAACGCAGTCGCATGCGCAGCCTGATACCTTTATCTTGAACTTGTAAGGGAATGACGGCCTGTGCATCTCATCCTGAAAATGCTGTGTAAGAGAGTTGCAGATATCCATGGAATCGATATTTGCCCACTCGCAGCGAGCTTTTCCTACGCAGCAGCTCGGGGTTCTCATTGCCGAGCCTGAACTTCCGAGATCCCATCCGCGTGATGAGTATTCTGCGAAGATAGCCTCAAGTTTGTCTGTGGTTGTTCCAAGAAGAACCAGGTCTCCGGTGGAACCGTGAAGGTTTGTGAGTCCGCTTCCGTATTTGTC encodes:
- a CDS encoding RsbRD N-terminal domain-containing protein, with protein sequence MKIKDLLIEKRPQIIKKWFDSIIDTSIETSALETSSFLKNLKKQFNHPAKSMIIEGMEGIFDGIINDSDIEKTAPFLDNIIRLRAIQDLTPSQAVSFTTILKKTIRDELSDDIRKHQLFEELLEIESKIDRFTDLSFDIYMECREKLFNIRTKEVKDMTYRLIQRANRTNTVQEKRPGS
- the dsrM gene encoding sulfate reduction electron transfer complex DsrMKJOP subunit DsrM, with product MGIFFSFFMVIMIALIAYLGVAVANLHLLFGIIIPYAAFTAFVVGFLMKVVKWGRSPVPFHIPTTCGQQMTLPWINYSKLDNPSCTSGVISRMILEVFCFRSLFRNLKTGLQGGNISYGSDKWLWLAGLAFHYSFAVVVVRHLRFFMEPVPALINIIDSLDGFLQITAPHFLLSGGVLLLAAGYLFFRRVNNPQVRYISLPADYFPLFLIIGIALSGILMRYIAKVDIIKVKQFTISLVSLQMSAPEGIGVIFFIHLFLICTLLVYFPFSKLMHMGGIFLSPTRNLANDSRIRRHVNPWNPEVKVHTYAAYEDEFRDKMKGAGIPVEKE
- a CDS encoding TusE/DsrC/DsvC family sulfur relay protein — protein: MATLDFDGKSFEVDDDGYLIDWQEWTEGVATNMAKEDGLELTEAHWEVIRFLREYFEKFQIAPMIKILTKELAKKYGKEKGNTKYLYELYPAGPAKQACRYAGLPKPTGCV
- the dsrB gene encoding dissimilatory-type sulfite reductase subunit beta yields the protein MSLPARQTDIGPPHYEKFLPPVIKKNYGKWKYHEVLTPGTMVHVAESGDKIFTVRAASPRILSTVTIREICDLAEKHCGGYLRFTTRNNIEFLVSDESKMAGLLADLKAKKYSVGGIGPRISNIIHTQGWVHCHSACTDASGLVKAIMDELHDYFTTKALPNKVRLAVACCVNMCGAVHCSDIAVVAVHRKPPVIDHEMVTKACEIPTTIGSCPTAAIRPNPKEKTITINEEKCMYCGNCFTVCPPINIHNPEEDGVAIVVGGKIGSLRTDPKFSKLAIPFFYNDPPRWPKVVDAIKNILETYEKGAKKHERVGEWIERIGWEAFFKETGIKFTFQHIDDFTFMRDTLRTSAAFKY
- the dsrA gene encoding dissimilatory-type sulfite reductase subunit alpha, which produces MSKYKTPMLDELEKGPWPSFVTEIKKASQSSSMPQMADDELGQVEKSYTTKRGYWKHGGIVGVLGYGGGVIGRYSSLPEEFPGVAHFHTVRLNQPSGFFYTAEALKMICDIWDKYGSGLTNLHGSTGDLVLLGTTTDKLEAIFAEYSSRGWDLGSSGSAMRTPSCCVGKARCEWANIDSMDICNSLTQHFQDEMHRPSFPYKFKIKVSGCACDCVAAIARADCSIIGTWKGAIQIDQAEVKNYADAGMDIQKEIIEMCPTDCMSYEGGKIKIADADCNRCMHCIAKMTKALKPGKEKGATILIGSKAPIVVGSLLSWVVVPFIKCEAPYDELKDMIGSIIEWWDDNAKPRERIGELIEVKGMRPFLEAIGVEPQPQQVYEPRKDPFFFWSESDLEK
- the cobB gene encoding hydrogenobyrinic acid a,c-diamide synthase (glutamine-hydrolyzing); translation: MLKPLPRIIISGLRGGSGKTILSLSLCSAWKNKGHKVTAFKKGPDYIDAGWLAQASGGPCYNLDLFMMEPKQITGSFFSHDDNTDIAVIEGNRGLYDGMDHEGTYSTAELAKLLKTPVLIIIDCTKATNTIAAQILGCQKMDQDVPIKGVVLNNVATKRQEALIRKAIEIHCGLPVVGVIPRLKHNPFPERHMGLTPFQEHEEISNSISAINVLGMEYLDLDAIWKIASEAEPMAEKSEIMHEESKIKDSSIRIGIIKDSAFQFYYPENIEELEKRGAKIIELSVLKDNRLPELDALYIGGGFPETNAIALSENIGFKDSLRRYIEKGLPVYAECGGLMYLGKSLILDDKTYPMAGIFPLVFCLEKRPQAHGYTLIEVSEDNPFFKKGCILKGHEFHYSKVTDIGNKQPDMCFNVKRGKGITENMDGICYKNVLATYTHLHAIGSPEWADGIINCAIKYKDQN